In Notolabrus celidotus isolate fNotCel1 chromosome 22, fNotCel1.pri, whole genome shotgun sequence, the genomic stretch AACTTCAGACTTCACCTGACGATCTCTTTGTCTGCAGCTCACCTGCTGCTTTAGAGACGTAAGCTTTAGCCGACCAATGTTAATGGATGACATCAAAAAACTTTTGGAGTCCCAGAGCTTTATTAGTAAGCTATCAAGCAACAGCATGGTATGACGGTGGTACTTGGGGTGTCAGACAGGTGACAGTGAGGTGACCAGTGAAGAGCCCAGGTTGGCCACTTCACTGGTAGTAGCACAGGAACCCCTTGACAAGAGGCATGTCTTAAAATTTGGGAATGAAAACTTGcagaaacatttctaaaaattGGTTTCTGTTTGAGTTTGAAATACGGTCAAACTTTGCAATGAGTAACCTGAGCTTTGTCTAAAAAGTTGCAGCTTTGAAGCATCAGAAGCTCAAACCAGATCAAATATTGTATCACCAACCAAAGGGAACTTCTTCCCTCCAACACTGTGTTGGGAGAAAGCAAAAGATCATATTGCAGACATGTCTGATCACCAGTATCACAGGAACGCCGGTCAGAGCTTTTGTTTGGGGACTGTAGTGCACAGACTTGCTCATTTGAAGATATTTTCTGAGACTGGACCGCTCCGATCCATCGTGAGTGCTCCCCTTTGCCTTGCCATGGTGCAATGTTTCCCTGTTGATGTCCATAACAGTGAATGACAGATATGAGCTACGTGTTGGAATACTGAAGGAGTAAAGACAGTAGACGTGTTCTCGGTTCTTCATTCTGCAGATGGTTACCCAAAGAATGAGATCATGTACAGGTGGCAGAGACGGGCGGTGGAGGTGGCAGACCAGCGGTACTGGAGACTCTACCAGTTTGCGTTTGTCGGATTAAGGAACAGCACTGATGTGGCACACACCCAATCAGGTGAGAGATGACAGGGAggtctctttccaaacagagcaggtctagaccgtactctatgttctattattattaacaaaaacccaacatcaagaccggatcagatccagtcccatcttacagacaggactcatctgatctcatcttaatccaccatgagcagagcactttgcagcatttagcaagttacagtggcaaggacaaacttcctttaacaggcagaaacctccagcaggaccagactcatgttagacacacatctgctgagaccgacaAGAATCCAGAGTTTGATTTTAGGAAGAGTGCCAGAGTGCGTTATTTACTGGTACCATGGAGTAAAACTAATTCAATGCCAATTATGCAATCCCTGGTCAGTCCAGCTAACTTATGCTGAAATAACAAATCCTTATAAGGTCAACGTGGTGCAGAGAAGACCTTAATTTGTGCTCATGGGTTACATAACATCAAATTTAAGTCCTGAACTCACTGATGTGTAATCTGCCGTATTTTAAACTTTCAGGAGAATACGTCATCATGACGATCTTCTTTGACCTGAGTCGGAGAATGGGCTACTTCACCATCCAGACCTACATTCCCTGCAGTATGATCGTGGTCTTGTCCTGGGTCTCCTTCTGGATCAACAAGGATGCTGTCCCTGCTCGCACATCTCTAGGTTTGATTGAATCCAAGCTacagattttcaaaataaccACAATAACAGGGAAGCATGATGGTGTCAATAAGAACATATTCTGATggagagtctttagagacttattagggcagcACGATAGAAAGGGAATCACAGCaatctaacctggagggaaCAGATGCATGGTTTCAAAGTAAGGTATGGAAAAGGTCTGATGAAGTGGTCTCTGTTCAGGTATCACCACTGTGCTCACCATGACGACTCTGAGCACCATCTCCAGGAAGTCTCTCCCCAAGGTTTCCTATGTCACGGCCATGGacctctttgtttctgtctgcttCATCTTCACCTTCGCTGCCCTCATGGAGTACGGCACTCTGCACTACTTCACAAGCAACAGACAGACCAAGAAATCTAAAGCCAACAATAACGCACAGGTAAGCAGGCGCCGTCTTAATTCCTTACTCTGGTCACACGTCGCCGTTCTAACGCACTAACGATACCTGTGTTGTCCCAAACACTAGAAATCATCCAGCATGGTAAACATCCGACCCGGCACGTCCCTGCTGCAGATGAACAACATCGTGCCCTATCACGAGGAGCCTGACTACGCCTACGAGTGCTTGGATGGAAAAGACTGCGCCAGCTTCTTCTGCTGTTTCGACGACTGCCGTTCAGGTGCCTGGCGCGAAAACAGGATGCACGTACGGGTTTCCAAGATAGATTCCTACTCCCGAATATTCTTCCCCACTGCTTTTGGCCTTTTCAATCTGGTTTATTGGATAGGTTATCTTTATCTATAAAACCACCACCTCAAAAACAGGACGACTGGAGTTTGACGTCTGCAAGCATTTCTCAGATGTTAAGCTGCTCTTGTAGCAGAGATTATCTCTCTCATCAAACATGGGAAGAAACTTAAGATCCGATGACAGATTATGAACTGCAGTGccttgtttttttccagtggaCACTTTGGGGTTGAGCCTATGAGTGTTGTTAGTCAGACTGTCCAACACATTTTTGATCCAAGTAGATCATTCTTAATACTTATGGTGACCCTCGGATCTTTATAAAGCAACAAACTGAATATTCCTCAAAATGTTGCCATGGAATAGTCATGGTTGTTAAAAGTGGTCAAGTTTTTAAGACCCTGAAATTCCCATTTGTACACTAGAGTGATCAGAATTTGATAACTAGTAAAACAATATGATTAGCCATACAACTTCATAAGTCATCGGAAATGTGTAAATGAGACTTTTGTATTTTGGACTTGCGTACTGATTCTTCTAAGAGGACTAGCTAGTGGATTTTGACTCCCTATATGATCCAATGCCACCCTTTTAGGCTCCACCAATGAAACGGCTCTATTTTAAACATGATCCAACACAGTGGCATTGAATGACTTTTTCAGATCTTTGAGGTTGACTTATGGGCTTTTAGGACTTCTGTGCAGACGCCCCTCAAAAAAAGAGTCTGTAATTTTAAGATGAATGCCCTCGTGTTAAAGAGGAAGTTCCTTCTTGGATCCCCAATGGCGTacaaagataaaaaacagaCCTTTGCCAATCCAAGGCCCCTGAAGATGCCCTTAAAAAAGTGGACTCAGGGACTTAGGGGTGCTCTTCCATTAAGGCAAACATGACGCAGTACAGGAACATAGACCAGGACTCCTTTTGGCATGATGCAGGATCCTTCAGGGTTCCCTTCAATTTAACAAAATGGGGTAAATTCTTGGCCCTTTATTTCCCTCATTGGCCCCTGCCAATCATGGCACTTTAGGGGGCCCCTCTGGTGGAGAAGGGACCTTACAGGATGCCTTTGCAGTGGAGAGAATGGGAAATGTCTCCTCTATGAAGCTCGAAATTGAACAAAAGAAGATCTCTATGTTTCGGTGAAGGGTATGCTCGTTGACAGTGAACTTACTGTTTTAAGATGATGAGTACACTTCATATTTAAACAGCATTTGGAACTGTTTAACCATTGATGCATCATGACTTTCTCAGCTATGGTGACCCACTGCATGTCCCTGTCACTAAGATAGCCTGAGTCCACCTCCAGCTCTTCCTGTGAGATCTTTAGTGCAGCTGACAGCCTTGCAGCGTTCACATCTGGCGTGGGAACACCAGCCGTGCCTCGGTGAATCCACGGGGAGACATTTAACAGGCAATGCGAGGGCAGATGCTCCCACCCGAGCTCTCCCCAGAAGTCTgagctctcctctgtctgtctgaggtCTATCCCAAACACCCAAGAATCCACATCCTCACACAGAAGTTATGGTGATAGGTAAAGGTGGGAATGCTAGCCAACCCGTGAATTAAGAGCTCATACAGAAGGACCCTCAGATACATGCAGCCCTTCCTAGTGGTACGATTTATTGCAAGTCCAATGCATAGTTTTCTTACCTGTATCAGGCACAGGAGACTACACACAGTAGCTACACAGAAGGTGTGCGTCATATTTCACCTGGTGCACATGCCCTTTAATGCTATTTGTGTTCCCAGTGTCCCAACAGGTAAATCAAAAGGGCTTTATAATATCTGCCCTCTGTAGTCACAGGACTTTTGGCTTTTACCTGTAAAACATTGGGTCCTGATTGCCAGTTTCATTTTGGTCCTGCTGGTAAAATATTGATCCACTAAGGTCCCATGCTAACAGTATGATcaacataaaaaatgtgaagTTGGAATAGTTTGAAAACAACTTCATGAGACTCCAggattttgacattttctggaTCGATAAAGAGATCTGACGCtagatttagttttttttaaactgtaacttCAGGAGCTCTGACCCTAGAAATGTTTGCTCCAGTCAAACTCCAGTCCACACAGAGGAGATATCGccatcaaactttaaaaaataagccCAGAAGTGAGTTTACTCTTTGCCAGCGTGCTATTGATATTGTTGGGAAGCAGGAAAGAGGAAATGCATACTACTAATGATGAGGTATGGCTCCTCCTCATGAAGGTAGACTCTCTGATTTCCCTGCAGGGACCACTTACTCCTATAAGCTCAAGTGAATTTTGCATTGAATTTTGAATGCGTAGGCAAAATTGGTCCCTATAAAAAACAGAGAGTTTATCTTTGTATATTTGAACTCCATTGTTCTTTGGGCTCTATTTTTCTAGACAACAACTCACAGCATTGTGATCAGTGAGATCAAGCTGGGCTAGCCTTTGCTCAGAAGCTACTGCATGGATTAGATTTGTAACCTCTGTCTACTTGTGAATTGTTAAGAACAATGATGGTTGTTTTTGCAGCAgccatttttttatatttgttgtattttaagttCCAAAAGGTAACTGAGAAATGCTCAAATGCTTATCCACGTAATCACATTTCTGATTGTAGATTCACAGCTCTGAGTCCTGTACGACCACAATCCCAAAAAGTTGGgatgttgtgtgaaatgttgaaaaaatgaATTTTGATGGTTTGTAATTTCATTTAAAGCCGACTGAAAAACAGTGCGAAGACAACATGCTAATCCTTACTTTGATGCTGCACTATGTTTCAAAAAGTAGGGACAGGGAAATCAAATCTGtattattaaaaacagacatgactctgtagtggaagtcactgcattaataacagacatgactctgtagtggaagtcactgcgttaataacagacatgactgttgtggaagtcactgcattaataacagacatgactctgtagtggaagtcactgcattaataacagacatgactctgtagtggcaGTCACtacattaataacagacatgactctgtagtggaagtcactgcattaataacagacatggctctgtagtggaagtcactgcgttaaaaaacagatatgactctgtaatggaagtcactgcattataacagacatgactctgtagtggaagtcactgcattaaaaaaagacatgactctgtagtggaagtcactgcattaaatcagacatgactctgtagtggaagtcactgcattaaaaaaagacatgactctgtagtggaagtcactgcattaaatcagacatgactctgtagtggaagtcactgcattaaatcagacatgactctgtagtggaagtcactgcattaataacagacaagactctgtagtggaagtcactgcattaaaaagacatgactctgtagtggaagtcactgcattaataacagacaagactctgtagtggaagtcactgcattaaaaggacatgactctgtagtggaagtcactgcattaataacagacaagactctgtagtggaagtcactgcattaaaaagacatgactctgtagtggaagtcactgcattaaatcagacatgtctctgtagtggaagtcactgcattaataacagacaagactctgtagtgtaagtcactgcattaaaaagacatgactctgtagtggatgtctgtaaaaagacatgactctgtagtggaagtcactgcattataacagacatgactctgtagtggaagtcactgcattataacagacatgactctgtagtggaagtcaatgcattaaaaagacatgactctgtagtggaagtcactgcattaaaaacagacattactctgtagtggaagtcactgcattaaaaac encodes the following:
- the gabrg1 gene encoding gamma-aminobutyric acid receptor subunit gamma-1, giving the protein MKGLFVGSARDEAMNPWLLLALLGLCSAISPSKQDEEDYEDVPINKTWVLSPKVYESDVTLILNKLLHGYDNKLRPDIGVRPTVIETAVYVNSIGPVDPINMEYTIDIFFAQTWYDSRLKFNSTMKQLMLNSNMVGKIWIPDTFFRNSRKSDAHWITTPNRLLRLWSNGRVMYTLRLTINAECYLKLHNFPMDEHSCPLEFSSYGYPKNEIMYRWQRRAVEVADQRYWRLYQFAFVGLRNSTDVAHTQSGEYVIMTIFFDLSRRMGYFTIQTYIPCSMIVVLSWVSFWINKDAVPARTSLGITTVLTMTTLSTISRKSLPKVSYVTAMDLFVSVCFIFTFAALMEYGTLHYFTSNRQTKKSKANNNAQKSSSMVNIRPGTSLLQMNNIVPYHEEPDYAYECLDGKDCASFFCCFDDCRSGAWRENRMHVRVSKIDSYSRIFFPTAFGLFNLVYWIGYLYL